The stretch of DNA GCGCACCTCCTGGAAGTGCTCCATGTCCCTGCAAGGAGGACGCACACGTCAACCACAGGggcccctcctcctcttcctcaaccCACCTCCGCCCTACCTCACCTGTTCAGGTCTGAAATCTCGTCCGGCAGCGTGTCCAAGCTGCTGGCGTCGCTGTCGTCATCCCAGCTGCGACGCCGACTGCTTTCCAGCTTGCGGTCGTGGTAACGAAAGCTGCAGCAGCTGTCCAGGAAGAAGTCGCTGATTCCCCAGTACTCCAACTCCTGACTGCACACatgtactactactattacttaCATCACTAATATTCATCGGAATTTTGTGGTGGTAAAAACGATGAGCGTCACCTGAAGGAGAACACGCACAACTCCTCCATGATGTGAAGTTTTCCCGTCTGGTAGAAGTTGAGCACGTACGGGAACAATCCAGGATTCCTGTCAAAGTAAAATTCCTTCTGCTGCCCATCGTAGTCGTCACACACCTGCGGGGGAGAAGGGAGGCAGAGGTCACAAGTGCCGCCTACGCCATCTTGAAATTCACTCCCCACTGACCTGCAAGATGTCCTCTTCCGAGTCACATTCGAGAAGCTTTCCCAGTCTTGTGTCCGGGAAGTTTTTCAGCGAGCTGCGGCCGACGCTCCGCCTCAGCCCGCCCACGTTCACGTGTACAACACCCTCATCCAAGTCCCGCTGGGCCCGGAAGGGCAGACGCTCCGTCACCATGTTTCACTGGCGAACGCAAAGACGTTAACGTCGACGACTTCGCCAACAGGAAGTGGCAAACAGTAAAGTACACAACACAGCGTTACGAACAGGAAGTAGCATTATTTCCAACGAGAAAGTAGTGTTCCTTACAAaaagaggaagtgttgttgtttCCAAACAGGACGTAGTGTTTTTTCCAAACAGGAAGTAGTGTTCCTTATAAAGAGggagtgttgttgttgttgtttccaaACAGGAAGTAGTGTTCTTTTCAAACAGTGAGTAGCATTCTTTACAAAGAGGAAGTGTCCTTTTCAAACatgaagtgtttttttcaaaattgttaGTGGTGTTTTTTCCAAACAGGAAGTAACATTCTTTCCTAATAGGTTCTTTACAAACAGGAGGTGGCGTTCTTTCTCAAGCAGGGGAAGTAGTGTCTACAGGAAGTAGCAAAAGTAACAAAGTAGCATTATTTCCCAACAGGAAGGAGCATTCTTTCCAAGCAGGAAGTAGTGTTCTTTCCCAACAGGAAGTAGTGTTCTTTTCAAACAGGGAGTAGCATGCCTTACAAAGTGGAAATGGCTTTCTTTACAAACATTAAGTAGTGTTTTTCTCAAATTTGTAGTGTCCTTTCCAAACAGAAAGCAGTGTTCTTTCCAAACCGGAAGTAGCATTCTTTCAAAACAGAAAGTAGTGTTCTTTCCAAATAGGAAAAATCATAAGTAGCATTCTTTTCCAACAGGAAGTAGCGTTCTTTCCAAACAGGAAATGGCAAAACTAGTATTCTTTCCCAACAGGAAGTAGCGTTCTTTTCAAACAGGGAGGAGTATTCTTTCCCAACATGAAGTAGCGTTATTTCCAAACAGGAAGTAGTGTTCTTTTCAAACAGGAAGTAGTGTTCTTTACAAAGAGGAAGTGGCCTTCTTTACAAGCATGAAGgactattttttccccccaaattctTAATGGTGTTCTTTTGAAACCGGAAGAAGCATTCTTTCTAAACAGGAAGTAGTGTTCTTTCCAAACAGGAAGTATGACAGGCAAATGAGTTGCTTCCCTAATAACAAACCATGGGTTATGGGCAATCAGGAAGCCCtgacaaataaaaagaaatgggCTTTTAGGGTTAGTGACAGGGGTAAAGTCAAAGAACCCTAGGGGAAATTGAGGGCAAAGATAAGGGAGGGCAGAGAAAATAATCTATCAAGTGAAAGATTACAGGCATGAAGTCAAAAAGTGGGGAGTTGTCTGATGGTGACCAGAATCTGCTGGGCTGATGAACTGGGCAGGTCTTTTACAGACTTGATGGTCCCCACACAATCCCAGCTCTCCCAGCCACTGTCCGTAACCCATCGcctctctcctcctcccccAACTGCAGCTCCAGTTGGAGTGACACAGAAACCAGGGAAAGCAGTGGGTCTTGGTAAAAAACCAACCCCAGCAAGCTGCTGAAGACCTGCTCTGATGAACTGTGGAATTCTATCACACCTGTTTCATCTGAGCCTGCAGACCGTACGTGCTCACCTGTCATATTAGGAAGGCTTTTGGAACGCTGGTCCTGCCTTACATCGGATGGACCCTCTACAATCCACATACCAAGCAAGCATTAGTGTAGGTGATGCcctcatatgtacagtataatgcagAAGACTTATGAACATTAAATACTGTTGATGGATCTGTGAGGTTCTGTGCCATTATATGACTTTACAAGTGCTTTACCTGTATAAAGGAAGGAGCAAGAATCCTGTTGACTTTCAACAACACCAAGTCAAAAGCTACTTGACATAGCTGGGGTCAAAGGTCGCAGTGTGCTTAATGAAGAGCACCTCCTTCCTATCGATGACGTCACAACGACGTCATGATCAAAGTTACGTCGCGAGGACAACATCTGACGTCGTCATAAGAATGAGGGACTTGACTCACCTTTTGGCAAGAATGCTCCACAGCATCGTGTGACGTCACGGCCAGACCATTCGTCAAGTCTTTTACGTCCACAAAACAGGAATAAAGTGTGTTCGTGGGTCCAGCTGCGCGCCCTGGTCACAACCGTGCACGGCAGTCCGTGTGCGGCGTGGCTGAGTGTCTTCGGCTTTTTCCGTCACTCTCCGGAAGTGAGCCGATTCTCCACGTGACCAGGCGACACTCAGCTGAAATATTTTTAGCTACTATGATAATATAATACTCAACACCAAGGCACGTTTCATGCTGaacacatattattattattattaatagtgtattattaatatattaataataataaatgacgacataatcatcatcaccatGACTTGAGGATGTAAGACAAACAATTCTGCATTATCATCATCGTCATTGTGACCACAGCACCACCTGCTGGTTGACAATGTGGACGTCGTTTGAACTTTGACCCCTGGAACTGGAAGTTCTTCTGAGGTCAAAGGTTGACTGGGTTTAATTAGATGTTTTTCTAATTAAATATTTGCTCATGTTAATTTGGTATTTTACTGTAAATCTTTGATCGCGATAATCTGATgtttttaataaacattttatcATGTTAGATATTTTATTGTAGATATTTTATCATgttaattaaatgttttattatacatACATTATCATGTTAATTAGATAttttattgccaaaaatatcaTGGCAATTTGATGTGACGCTAGATActttattgtaaatattttattttaatttgatgttttattaaaatatttttattatgttagttatatacagtattttattgtaaaaaattatgctaattatatattttattgtaaacattttatcattaatttgctgttttattataaatatttctTTATGTTAATTTGACTTGATGAatatatgtatgttttatttaaaatattttttagcaTGTTAGATATTTTATTGTTGATTACAATTTTatcacaaatattttattaagtttaggttttattttcaattttttatgactttagacattttattgtaaatatttgatcatgtaaatttgatgttttgtcatgtttatttgatgttttgttataCATATGTTAATTTGATATTGTGTTGCAAtgtgttttgatgttttatttaaaaatgttggcTTGTCAATTTGATGTTctattacaaatatttaatcatcttaatttgatgtttttcaataaatatttttatcatATTAATCAGATGTTTTATTGGAAATATTTTAGCATgttttattacaaatattttttcatgttaatttGATGATCactgaattttatttatttattttattttattatttaatttggtGTTAAttagttttatattttatcattactatcaatatttcattgtatttattatttgaatttgatgttttattagGAATATAATAATGTTATCATGTTAAACAGTCTTTTATtccacattttattttgaaatcccTGCCACAGGAGTGGCAGAAGTTGATCTTGGAGGTCCGCACCACACCTTTGCGTTCACGTCAAGCAGCGGCGCCGATGCGCACGTTGGCGTGGCTCTGACAGGCCAGGTAGCGGGTCCAGTACTTCCTGAAGAGCTCGTCTCTGAAACCGTAGACGACGGGACTGAGGAAGCGAGGGATGATGTAGACCAGCAGGAAGAAGATGTAGCGGATCTCCAGGCTGAGAAGCGGAAAGAGCGAGATGAGCGCCGCCTGCAGCGACGGAACCACGAAGGCCAGCATGCACAGCAGCAGCTGCAAGGAGAACACGAGCAGAAGAACATTAGAACCTTCCAGGCCTGATATCTGCTGCTTGAAGATGTTCTATTGCTTTTCAGCTTGCTGTGCAAAAAAGAAGGAGGTACTGCAAGTCTGTAGAAGGAGGCGTCACCTGCAGGCCGTGGAGCAGCACGGTGTTTCGGGCCCTGGTAACAGACGCCAGGCCGGCGGAGGCGGCGCGCGCCGTCATCATGATTTTGCAGTAGGTGAAGAGGAGGGTGAGGAAGACGAAGGACAAGTAGGCACCGTCAAAGACAAAGTTCTTGTAGTAGATGGCGCGATGGCGGAAGAGCAGCGAGTGGTCGCAGAAGATGGCGGCGTGGAAGAAGCTGGGCGGCTCCTTCAGCACGGTGATCAGCAGGTCGGTGACGGGCGGCGTGGCGGTCAGGATGAGGATGGCGCCGATGAGGAGCAGCGTGCGTGGCACCGTGCACATCTGGGTGTAGTGCAGTGGGAAGCAGATGGACACGTACCGCTCCACCGCCATGCCCGCCAGGATGAGTGGCGTGGAACGTGTGGTCAGGACCGCAGTCATGATCTGTGCAGAGCACAATGACCTCATGTTAGCGTGACGCCATCTTAGCACTTATTAGCAGTATGATGCCATGTTAACTGCAGACATAAGGTGGTTAGGTGGGCGTGGTGATCTCTGACCAGCAGGCAGCAGACAGAGGCGTGGATCCTCCTGAAGATGTAACTGACCACGTAGAGCGCCGTCACCAAACTCAGCTGCAGGGCGTCGTTGACGACCATGTAGATAAACATGATGTACCGCGGGTTGTCGTAGAACACGCtgggatacacacacacacacacacacgtacagtggtgtgaaaagtgttagcccccattcctgatttcttatttttatgcatgtttgtcacacttaaatgtttcagatcatcaaacacatttaaattttagtcaatgacaacacaactgaacacaacatgcagtttttaaatgaaacgttttattattaagggagaaaaaaaatccaaagctacatggccctgtgtaaaaacgtgattgccccctaaacctaataactggttgggccacccttagcagcaacaactgcaatcaagcgtttgtgataacttgcaatgagtctcttacagcgctgtggaggaattttggcccactcatctttgcagaattgttgtcattcagccacattggagggtttttcagcatgaagcacctttttaaggtcatgccacagcatctcaataggattcatgtcaggactttgacgaggccactccaaagtcttcattttgtttttcttcagccattcagaggtggacttgctggtgtgttttggatcattgtcctgctgcacaacccaagttgctttcagcttgaggttaccaacagatggccggacattctccttcagcagaattcatgcttccatttatcacagcaagtctttcaggtcctgaagcagcaaaacagccccagaccatcacactaccaccaccatattttactgctggtattacgttctttttctgaaatgcggtgttacttttacgccagatgaaatgggacacacaccttccaaaaagttcaacttttgtctcgtcagaccacagaatattttcccaaaggtcttggggatcatcaagatgttttctggcaaaatttagagaagccttaatgttctttttgttcagccgTGGTTTTGGTCGTGGAACtctgacatgcaggctgtttttgcccagtgtctttcttatggtggagtcatgaacactgaccttaactgaggcaagtgaggcctgcagttctttgcatgttgttgtggggtcttttgtgacctcttggatgagtcgttgctgcgctcttgaggTCATTTTGGGATTTTcttcccccttaataataaaaagtttcatttaaaaactgcattttgtgttcagttgtgttgccattgactaatatttaaattagtgtgatgatctgaaacatttaagtgtgacaaacatgcaaaaaaataagaaatccggaagggggcaaacactttcccaCACCACTGTACTTTACACAGGACATAGTGAGGATGAACCATTGAATAAATCTATTAttcatataaatacaataatgttaaaaaggccAAACAGGAAGTAACTATGTAAATGTACGCAAACGAGGATGTCAGGTGACATGAGGAGGAAGTGAGGCACCTGTGTCGCAGGAAGGTGTGCACCATGCTGCCGTTGATGACGCTAAGTGTGAGCCACACCATCATGGCCACGATGTTCTTGGCCAAGGCGTTGGAGAAGCTGTCTTTAGGCACCGCCTCCCCGCCGCCGCCACCCAGCGAGCTGCTGTTGCCTGTCAGAGCGTCCACCAGGCCTGGGGGGGTGAAGTTTAGCATTGCCACGTACCTCCTTTACGTACTACTATGGAAACACACGTAACTATCACTACATATCATATCATCTTCATGTTCTTCATCATCGTCATACTCACATCATCACAACCCCCATCAGAACCCCATCCCCTCGTCACGTACACGGAACCTTGCCACTGTCAACATCAGGACACAACTTAGAACTCCTACAACATTTCCTTGAAGGTCCTGGAACATATTAGAACACTATGTAGAACATCTTAGAACATTATTCAGACATCTTAGCGCACTATGTACAATATCTTAGAACACAACATGAGAACATCTTCGACATCCTGGAACATGTAGAACATCTTAGGACatgataaatatatatatatatatatatcttagAACAGTATGTAGACAATCCTGGGACACTGTGTAGCACATTTGACAACACAATGTAGAACGTCTTGGAACTTCTTAGACCACTATGTAGAATATTGTAGGACTTTATGTAATCTGATTTTAGAGCACCACGTAAAATATCTTAGGACACTCCAAAGAATGTCCTGGAACATCTTAGAACAGTACGTAGTACATcctggaaaattagtttgatcGTCCTGGGACATGTTAGAACACTATGAAGAACATCCTGGAACATTATATAGAACATCGTAGAACCTTATGCAGAACATCTTAGAGCTTTACGTAAAATATCTTAGAACATGACATAGAACGTCCTGGAAAATCTTACAACACTATGTAGAACACCCTGGAACATGAGGTAGAACATCCTGGAATATCTTCGAACACTATATTTAGAACATTCTAGTGCACTATGTAGAATATGTTAAAACACTACACAGAACATCCAGGAACATCTTAGCACAGTATGTAGAACATCCTGGAAAACTATGGAGAACTTTTTAGAGCAGTACGTGCAATGTCCTGGAACATCTTAGAGCACTTTGTAGAACATTTAAGTACACTGGAACATTGTAGAACACCTCATAACTCTTTATAGAACATCCCATAAAATATTGGAACGCTGTAATATTGTACAACTAGACCCTTGTGCAGAACGTCCTGAATATCCTGGAACACTGTGGAATATTGTAGAACATCTCAGAACGCCATGTAGGACATCCTATAACATCTTGGAAGAGACTGTTGTAGAACATCTTGGAACACTATGTATAACAGCACGCGACATCTTAGTACTTTTTGCAGAACATCCTAGAACACTGGAATATTGCAGAACATCTTTGAACACAGTAGAACATCCAGGAAGATATTAGAACATTGTAGATCATCTTAGAGGACTATGTAATATTGTCGTACATCCTACAACACTGAGTAGAACATCCTGGAACATCTTAAACCACTGTGGATTATTGTTGAACATCCTAGGCATCCCATACCATCttagaacattgcaaaacatgcTGGGACAGCTTTTGTAAAAGAGGGCGAGGAGAAGATTGTGGAGAAATAGAATGCAGACATCTGTGTGCCACTGCACACagatggagaagaagaagaagaagaagaagaagaagaagaagaagaagaagaagaagaagaagaagaagaagaagaaaaagcagcTTACCTGAGGAGAGTTGATGATCAGCAGTCTGCTGTTTGCTTATATGCcatgtgatgatgtcataggTTATGGGATGCACCTCTGTCGTGGGCGGGCAGCTCATTATCATCCACCCAGCTCTACTAACTAACTAAGTAATCCACTAAGTAATCCACTAACCATTTCACTAAGTAATTAACAAAGTATCAAAGTTGAAaaaactgtgtggccaacatgctaaccacgaggccacatGAAGGTTAAtgtcaataaaagacaaatatataTTGTTCATATTATTTATAAGTACACTGTGTGCGTGAGTAATAATATGTTACGATATTTAAAATATGCTTACCAGCATATAATTAATAATTGGTGTAATCTTGGCAACTTTATGTTCAGTCACATTTCGTGTTGAAAAAAGTTTAATATGACGGGAATAGTTGGCCACCGAGGGGCGCTGTAGGACCGCGtggcctgtgtgtgcgtgggttcgTCGCGCGTTGTCTTAATTAGAAGAGTAGAAGAAGAAGTTGAAACGTTCGAGTTGTAAATGAAGAAACGCGTTTTCTTCTCATTATTTGTCATCATTTCGTCTAATTGTCAGTATTTGTCATTATGTTTCATGACTTCTTAACTTTTTTGCTGCTAAGCACAAGTCAAACGTGTTTCTTATGAGCCGAGATGAGGAATAACGGAGGAATAAATTTTTGGTCGCCCAAGTTGCTGAGGTGAGTTTTGCCAAATACACACTTTAGACCCGGAACTactataaaagtaatgaaccAAGTAATTATTCAATTTAGTTCAGATAAAAAgatgtatgttttttaagtgtgcaggattaGGGGgtacaggtcaaatgtctgaagtggtacgccactgtaaaaactTTTGGAACTGCTGTAGACTATACCAGCCattatcattaataattaaaagtGTCATATCTACGTCATTGACTCAACTGTATTACTTctcttgtttttacatttgtcaCTATTACTTCTCTAATGTTATATTAGCAGCGTTCGTTCACCTTTACTTCCATTATGCCAGTGGCGGGCgctgcatttggtacctgggccttcagtgggtgctcaatcacaatcacacaaaccatcaataatataccaaaacaaaatacagcaaTGTGTAGCATTACAAAGTTGTGGATGAATACCATCATTACTAAGGCAACAAACCCTGTTAACCCTTTATTTTCCAATACGTCATCTCTAAGCAACTCCAAACAACTCCAAACTAccaacctctacactacaacatcatctggagcagttcacaaTTAATATTTATGTCAAAACAtgataaaaacatcaaaaatgaaataaaaatattgcacTCCCCACTCACTCAGAACCACTCGTCTGGAAGACTTCCAGTGGACTTCCATGCTGACTTATATAgaatatatacgtatatacagtttggtttggtttggtttggtttagtttatttgaacatgaaggtaacaatggaatacatctcatgaatcatcctttcacaggatgattcctttaatttttttagttCCACATTCCAGGGAATGTGGAACAGGGACACAATGTAGGTGATGTCCCGCTTCCTGAAAAGCAGCGGGTTGCGGAAGACGTTCTTTCGGATGCAGAACACTCTGGAAGAGAAGAAGTCATGCGGCTCGGTGGCCAACATGACAAAGAGGTCAGGCAGAGCCGAGATCATGCTGGTTGTCCAAATCAGAGCGATGAGAATGAGGGTCTTGTTGACCTTGCAGATGTTTGTGTGCTGCAGCGGTAGGCACGCTGCGATGTAGCACTCGGCCGCCATGCATGCCAGGTTGAGGGGCGTGACCGTCAGCAGGATGAAGGtggcgcacacgcacacgttgATCTTGTGGAGGGTGTAGCTGATGACAAAGAGGACCACAGTCATGCTCACTTGGAGCATGTCGTTGAGCACCAGGTTGAAGAAGAGGATGTAGCGAGGGTTGGTGTAGAATATCTGTCCACAGAGAAGAACCGTGTCACACTTTGGTTTATGTTTCTTTCAGAGCGTCCACATATGGGCGTGTCTTACCTGGTGCTTGCAGAAGGTGTGCATGAGGCTGATGTTGATGTAGTTGACGGACAGGCCGAGGACGACCACAATCACATTTTTGATGACCACTTTGGTGAGCGGGTCTCGATACTCCACGACCTCGCTCGCGTTGGGAAACTGCGCGTTCATGTCGCCCCAGAGTGACCTCTAGTGATGACAAAACAGTTGCACCGTCACCGatgctgtgttcacacttgactaCTGTATGCATCACTAAAAAAAATGcgtcaggaaaaaaacatataagtcacactggacaataagttgcatttatttacaaactgATTTCACAGATTTCAAGACCAAGAACAAACATTTAATCTGCCAGCATGTTAACATaaccttcatccatccattctctgtTCGGGTCCGGTTCGCGGCGGTGGCGgcggcagtctcagtagggaagcccggACTTCCTGTTCTGCGGCCACCTCTTCCTGTTCCACCGGgaagacaccaaggcgttcccaggacagctgtgagacataatccctccagcgtgtctgtcctaggtctgcctcctcctcctagagaggcgtccaggaggcatccggactcgaTGCAGCGGCTCTATTCTGAGCTCCACCTGGATGACCCAATTGATGACCCTCACGTAATCTCTTAGAGTGAGTCAGCCactctacggaggaaactcatttgtTGCTTGTGTCCACTATCTTGTGCTAaatgctttgacactgttaccaaTTTACCCACTGATGACGCAGAATCaagagcaactgggggttcagtatcttgcccaaggatccTGCCAGAGCTTCATCagactctcacatccaaagtctccgtAAAGAAGGCGtgtcatcctctgtaagtttaacgagtgatatatgttctcttgaaaaagtaagtaagatatgtttttgtcaaaattaaaTTGAGTTTATGGTtcctgtaaaatgtaaaaatttacaGTTCATCCATGAGATGGCTATCAATATCGGCCGagttcactcatggatgatcagtatcggaatcagcagcataaactCTGACTGGACCCACttcaccacctgagccatgccactcCGGCAAATTAACGTCACAAGTCAGCAAGTCCAACAAGCAAGGAAGCGGTAGCAAATTCACCAAACTCCTTGGGCCATGTCAGTCAGTATCTGTGAACATTTGAAAACATGTCAATtatgtatacattttatatgtaAAAACACCTGACTAGTAAGTTGCAGAGTCAGCCAAACGATGAAAAAAAGGTACAAGTTAAAAGTTTGTAAAATCTCTCATTtctcatataataataatatattattatcattatcatattattactttttaaaaaatggtttactctatgctactaaataacattattttcacACATAATATTGtaagttcattcttgtaaaattgcaacttttttcttgttacaatattgtttttttcttaatatttggactttattctctaaaattACGGCTGTTTTTCTCATTTATGGCGTTTTTCCACCACaattactgtatttcaacttttttttccaatttcctttttttcaacagtctaattttccaaaaaataatcaTGAGCAATGTCACCagtttaaaacaataatgtctTTCTGTAATATCTTAaaattatgctactaaaattgttatttttcctcaaaatattacaaagttattctcataaaattttgactttttctcgttagattacaactttttttttctcaacattttGACATTATCCTCGTAACATTTCcactgattttcccatttttgctgctgttggttgttttttttttgttttattgttaaattccatttatagaatgtgctgcggcccTACCAAAAGACAACCGCGGGCCTCTTAGAAAAGCTGGAAGTAGCCGAGAGTGGCACCAGAACATCTGCCTCAGCTGGATGACCAAACACTCGGCTGTATCCTGTggccaaaagtattgggacagcgCCATGCAGTGAAAATATGGAGTTGTTCCTCTCCATTTGTGGTTCTTCCACAGCATACTCGCCCAAGCATGCTTGTTTTGAGCACTAGAAACAGAAAATGATCTTCCTTGAAGCCATCCAACAAGGTTGGAAGCATACTTTTGTCCTAAATATGCTGCAAAGATGAAGAATGAAGATTGAGGGACAActgtttcattcattcattgaccGATGATGCGGTTAGGGCATGTCCGTGTACATTTGTCCACGTAGTGCGCGGAGTACATGTTGAAGTCACATAACAAGTTGAAGTCAAAGTTTAGTGAATAGTTTCCTGGTAAAGGCTGACTTGTTGTTTGTGTGGAGAGTAAAGAAGGTTGTCTTAAAGGTCATCGGAAGGATTTTAATAAGTCCCACTGATGCTGCGTCTTTGCTGCACAGAGGTCACGTGTTGAGCACGTCCTTCGGCGCAGCGCCTTAATGACGACAAAGGAGACTCCCGCTCTCGTTGGGTCTCCTCTGAGATTGAGTGAAATGTCAGCTGCTCCCTCGAGAGGGCCGTGGTCTCCCTGGAAGACAAAGGACGGAGGTCGTTAACGGGCTCGCAGGGGAGGAACTTGCGTGTCTTCAAGTGTCAAGTGAAAACGCGACCTTTGATCCCCACTATACCCCATGTTCTAGTTCACTAGgcttgtcacgataacaaattttgctggatgacaATTTataacgatattattgtcaacattattgtgAGGCCATTTTTTtagtaatgtaatgataatacagtggtgtgagaaagtgtttgcccccttcctgatttcttattttttgcatttttgtcacacttaaatgtttcagatcatcaaactaatttaaatattagtcaatgacaacacaactgaacacaaaatgcagtttttaaatgaacattttattattaagggaggaaaaaagtccaaacctacatgaccctgtgtgaaaaggtgattcccccccctgttaaaacataagttAACCGAGATTAACTGAGATCTGtcggtctggaaaaggttataaaagccatttctaaagctttgggacggcagcgaaccacagtgagagccattatccacaaatggcc from Dunckerocampus dactyliophorus isolate RoL2022-P2 chromosome 8, RoL_Ddac_1.1, whole genome shotgun sequence encodes:
- the or90a1 gene encoding odorant receptor 134-1, giving the protein MNAQFPNASEVVEYRDPLTKVVIKNVIVVVLGLSVNYINISLMHTFCKHQIFYTNPRYILFFNLVLNDMLQVSMTVVLFVISYTLHKINVCVCATFILLTVTPLNLACMAAECYIAACLPLQHTNICKVNKTLILIALIWTTSMISALPDLFVMLATEPHDFFSSRVFCIRKNVFRNPLLFRKRDITYIVSLLVVWSCLELLRDDVLENKGLTGRYVAMLNFTPPGLVDALTGNSSSLGGGGGEAVPKDSFSNALAKNIVAMMVWLTLSVINGSMVHTFLRHSVFYDNPRYIMFIYMVVNDALQLSLVTALYVVSYIFRRIHASVCCLLIMTAVLTTRSTPLILAGMAVERYVSICFPLHYTQMCTVPRTLLLIGAILILTATPPVTDLLITVLKEPPSFFHAAIFCDHSLLFRHRAIYYKNFVFDGAYLSFVFLTLLFTYCKIMMTARAASAGLASVTRARNTVLLHGLQLLLCMLAFVVPSLQAALISLFPLLSLEIRYIFFLLVYIIPRFLSPVVYGFRDELFRKYWTRYLACQSHANVRIGAAA